The stretch of DNA GGGGCTATGTAAAACCGGTCGGCGGGGTAAGTGCCAAAATTGCCGCCGCCAAGCAGGCCGGTGCCAGCCGTGTACTTATTCCCCGCGAGAACTGGCAGGAATTGTTTAAGGAAATTGATCTGGAGGTTATCCCCATCAATACCATTGATGAGGCGCTGGAGTATGCCTTGCTGAAAAAGACACAGGCCACAGCGGAAGAGGTGGTTTCGCCGCAGCCCGAGTTGCTGTCGGCGGCAAGCATAGTGTAGCAGAAAAGCCTGGAACCCGTTAGACCGGGAACCAGGTTTTATATTCGTCTCCGGACAGAGTCAGGCCGCTTCCTGCAATAAAAAGACAGCAAAGAACTAGGGCTTGGATGGAAGAGGTTCCCTAATATTTTTTTGCAGAGAGAGGATTTTTAGCAGAGGCACGAGAATATTTATAAATCTGGAAGCGGAAAATAACCCTGCGAGAAATACGTACATTACTATACCACCATTTTTTATAAGCAAAGCACATAGGTTTGAGGAGGCGAATGACATGGCAAAGAACAGACGTACAATTCCGCTATTGCCGCTACGAGGTATTCTGGTTTTTCCCTATATGATCATCCATTTGGACGTAGGCCGGGAAAAATCAATCAGTGCTTTGGAAGAGGCAATGGTACATGACCGCTTAATTATGCTCGCTACTCAACGGGATGCTCAGGATGACAAACCGGAAGCCGAGGATATTTTCAGCATTGGCACGGTTGCCGAAGTAAAACAACTGTTAAAGCTTCCCGGTGGTACAATCCGCGTATTGGTGGAGGGTCTTCACCGGGCTGAGATTATAGAATATACCGAACAGGAACCCTTTTATCAGGTGGAAATTGATGAGTTTGACGAAGAGGATGTAAAGACGCCGGAAGTCGAAGCGCTGACCCGGACGGTAGTTCACCAGTTTGAACAGTGGGTTAAATTAAGCAAAAAGATTCCGCCGGAAACGTTGGTTTCGGTCGTAGTTGTGGAAGAACCGGGCCGGCTGGCCGATTTGATTGCCAGTCACCTGTCTTTAAAGATTGAAGATAAGCAAGCCTTGCTGGATGCCATCGGCGTAGCCGAACGGCTGGAGAGATTGTGCGAAATACTGGGACGGGAAATGGAGATTCTCGAACTAGAGAAGAAGATTAATGTCCGGGTTCGTAAGCAAATGGAAAAAACACAAAAAGAATATTATCTCCGGGAGCAGTTAAAAGCCATTCAAAAGGAATTGGGCGATAAGGATGACCGGACGGCTGAAGTCGATGAGTACCGTCAGCGTTTGACCGAGAAGGAATTCCCGGAAGATGTGACAGAGAAAATCAATAAGGAAATTGAACGCTTGGAAAAAATGCCTCCTATGGTGGCGGAAAGCGCCGTTATCCGTACCTATCTTGATTGGCTGCTCAGTTTGCCATGGCTGGATAGAACAGAGGACCGGCTGGATATTTCCCTGGCTGAGCAAACCTTGGACAATGACCATTATGGTCTGGAAAAGGTAAAAGAGCGTATCTTGGAGTATTTATCGGTACGCAAACTGACTGAGACGATGAAAGGACCTATTTTATGTCTCGTTGGACCGCCCGGTGTAGGGAAAACTTCGCTGGCCCGTTCCATTGCCCGTTCGATGGAACGCAAGTTTGTCCGCATATCGCTGGGCGGTGTACGGGATGAAGCCGAAATCCGGGGCCATCGCCGTACCTATGTAGGGGCGCTGCCGGGCCGAATCCTTCAGGGTATCCGGACGGCAGGTTCGCAGAATCCGGTATTTTTGCTTGATGAAATTGATAAAATGAGCGCTGATTTCCGGGGCGACCCTTCGGCGGCCTTGCTGGAGGTACTTGACCCGGAACAGAATAATACCTTCAGCGATCACTATATTGAGCTGCCCTTTGACCTTTCCAAGGTATTGTGGGTGGTTACGGCTAATGTCATGCACAACATTCCGCGACCGTTACTCGATCGTATGGAAGTAATCAGCATTGCCGGTTACACGGAAGAGGAAAAAATCGAGATTGCCAAGCGCTATTTGGTTCCCAAACAAATCCGCGACCATGGTCTGACGGAAAAACAAATCGTTTTCTCGGAAGGAACACTGCAAAAGGTGATCCGGGATTATACCAGGGAAGCCGGTGTGCGTAATCTTGAACGGAATATTGCTAATTTGTGCCGCAAGTCGGCCCGCAAAATTGTGCAAAACGATCGTTCGGCGATTAAGATCACGGCACAAAATCTTCATACTTTCCTGGGAGCGCCCAAATACCGTCACAGCCAGGTGGAAACCAGCCATCAGGTCGGTGTAGCTACCGGCATGGCCTGGACGGAAGTGGGCGGCGATATTTTGGGCACAGAAGTTTCGATTATGAAAGGTAAAGGCAAATTGACCCTTACCGGGCAATTGGGCGAGGTCATGCGCGAATCGGCGCAAGCCGGCTTTAGCTATATTCGCTCGCGGGCGGAAGAACTAGGTATTGATCCTGAATTTTATGAGAAAAACGATATTCATATCCACTTGCCGGAAGGCGCTATTCCGAAAGACGGACCTTCCGCCGGCATTACAATGGCTACCGCCGTCGCTTCGGCTTTAACAGGTATTCCTATTCGCAGCGATTTGTCAATGACCGGGGAAATTACTCTGCGGGGCCGGGTATTGCCGGTCGGCGGCATTAAGGAAAAGGTGCTGGCGGCACACCGGGCGGGTATAAAAAGAATCATTCTGCCGAAAGAGAATAAGCGGGATATGGATGATATACCGGGAAACATAAAGCGAAGTTTGGAATTTTATTTGGTGGAACATATGGATGAAGTATTAGAAAAGGCATTGGTGAGGGAATGACGGAGAACAGGGAGGACGCGCAGCAGCGTGGTCCGATTCAGATTATCAGAGCCGAGTATGTTGCTTCGGCGGTTAAACAGAGCCAGTATCCGCCGATGAATGAGGAAGACAAGGAATTTGTATTTGTCGGGCGGTCCAATGTCGGAAAGTCGTCGCTCATCAATTCCTTGTCACGCCAGCATGGTTTGGCCCGGACAAGCGGCACACCGGGGAAAACGCAGACACTCAACTTTTATCAGTTAACGGCCAAGCTGGATGAAACAAGCCGCCAACGTTTCTTTCTGGTGGATTTACCCGGCTATGGCTATGCCCGTACCGGACGGGAAGCGCGCCGTCAATGGGCTAAATTTATTGAAGAATATCTGCTGTCTTCGCCGCGCATTAAACTGGTCTGCCAGTTGATTGATATTCGTCATAAGCCGATGGAAAGCGATATATTAACCTATCGCTGGCTGGAGGAACAGGGGCTGCCGCTGCAGGTGATAGCAACCAAGGCCGACAAGATTTCCCGTATGACGGTGAATAAACAGCTTAAGGCTATTCAGGAGGGTATCGGCATGCGGAATGGACAGCTTCTGCCCTATTCCTCTGCCAAAGGGACCGGGCGGGACCAGCTGCTTGACGTTATTGGCCGTCTTTTGTTAAACTAAAAAGAGTATGTTTGTGCCTCATCCGGCGAGAACATGAAGTATATCGCCGGCCTTTTTGTCACCATGCTTTGTTGTCGTCGCCTTACATATTTCCGATATGCGCGGCTCCTCCGCCTCGCCTGACGACAAAAATTCTCGGCGCTATACTTCATAACTCCCGCCGGATGAGGCACTGGAAGTGGGACGATCCGTCCGACTTCTTAAGTTTGTATAGGGAACCGTTGCTTTAATGAGTCTGTCGGCCTGACCGAAAAAGGTCCGTCGGGCGCGCTGTGTGGATTAATCAATGGTTTTCTAGGAAAATGAAGAGAAAGGCAGTGCAACATGTTAACTGCATTTGATAAAGCATTATTGAATAAGATTCAGGAAAACCTGCCGCTTGTAAGCCGGCCTTATGCTGAACTGGCCAAACAGCTTGGCGTGGAAGAAACAGCAGTGATCGAGCGGCTGAATTTTTTAAAGAAGCAGGGCTATATCCGCCGTATCGGTCCTTTCTTTGACTCGGCTAAGCTGGGGTACATCGGTACTTTGGTGGCGGTACGGGTCCGGGAAGAGGACGTGCCGGCTGTAGCGGCCGCTATTAATGCCTATAGCGGTGTGACCCATAACTATGAGCGGTATAGCGAGGGAGGTACGCAGTATAATTTGTGGTTCACCTTGCTTTCGCCCGATGTCGGCAGTCAGGCCCGCGTGCTGGCAAGGATTGAAGCGCTGCCCGGCGTGGAACGCCTGGTCAGTCTGCCGTCCGGAAAAAAATACAAGATCAGTGTTCGTTTTACTTTATGAGCTAATTAGGAGTGTGCCCTATGTTGGATGCGTTAGATAAAAAAATTATTGCCCTTATGCAAAATGACTTGCCGGTAGTTGCCGAACCGTATCGTGACATTGCCGGTCAACTGGGAATTACGGAAGAAGAGCTTTTGCGCAGGCTGAACCA from Propionispora vibrioides encodes:
- the lon gene encoding endopeptidase La, which produces MAKNRRTIPLLPLRGILVFPYMIIHLDVGREKSISALEEAMVHDRLIMLATQRDAQDDKPEAEDIFSIGTVAEVKQLLKLPGGTIRVLVEGLHRAEIIEYTEQEPFYQVEIDEFDEEDVKTPEVEALTRTVVHQFEQWVKLSKKIPPETLVSVVVVEEPGRLADLIASHLSLKIEDKQALLDAIGVAERLERLCEILGREMEILELEKKINVRVRKQMEKTQKEYYLREQLKAIQKELGDKDDRTAEVDEYRQRLTEKEFPEDVTEKINKEIERLEKMPPMVAESAVIRTYLDWLLSLPWLDRTEDRLDISLAEQTLDNDHYGLEKVKERILEYLSVRKLTETMKGPILCLVGPPGVGKTSLARSIARSMERKFVRISLGGVRDEAEIRGHRRTYVGALPGRILQGIRTAGSQNPVFLLDEIDKMSADFRGDPSAALLEVLDPEQNNTFSDHYIELPFDLSKVLWVVTANVMHNIPRPLLDRMEVISIAGYTEEEKIEIAKRYLVPKQIRDHGLTEKQIVFSEGTLQKVIRDYTREAGVRNLERNIANLCRKSARKIVQNDRSAIKITAQNLHTFLGAPKYRHSQVETSHQVGVATGMAWTEVGGDILGTEVSIMKGKGKLTLTGQLGEVMRESAQAGFSYIRSRAEELGIDPEFYEKNDIHIHLPEGAIPKDGPSAGITMATAVASALTGIPIRSDLSMTGEITLRGRVLPVGGIKEKVLAAHRAGIKRIILPKENKRDMDDIPGNIKRSLEFYLVEHMDEVLEKALVRE
- the yihA gene encoding ribosome biogenesis GTP-binding protein YihA/YsxC, translated to MTENREDAQQRGPIQIIRAEYVASAVKQSQYPPMNEEDKEFVFVGRSNVGKSSLINSLSRQHGLARTSGTPGKTQTLNFYQLTAKLDETSRQRFFLVDLPGYGYARTGREARRQWAKFIEEYLLSSPRIKLVCQLIDIRHKPMESDILTYRWLEEQGLPLQVIATKADKISRMTVNKQLKAIQEGIGMRNGQLLPYSSAKGTGRDQLLDVIGRLLLN
- the ahbA gene encoding siroheme decarboxylase subunit alpha, with the protein product MLTAFDKALLNKIQENLPLVSRPYAELAKQLGVEETAVIERLNFLKKQGYIRRIGPFFDSAKLGYIGTLVAVRVREEDVPAVAAAINAYSGVTHNYERYSEGGTQYNLWFTLLSPDVGSQARVLARIEALPGVERLVSLPSGKKYKISVRFTL